The genomic window CTCTCAGCGCCTGATTTAGGGGTTTTGGCGGACTGCCGTCGTCCTTTGCCGCGATCTTTTACAAAGTCCACGATGGCCTTTCGCATGATGCGTGATAACTGTTTTTCCAGGTTTCGGACGCCGGCCTCGCGACAATAGGACTCAATGACGTACTTGAGGGCCGGATCGTTAATCTTGAGCTGATCGTTCTCCAGCCCATGACGCTCCAGCTGCTTGGGCCAGAGGTGGTTCCGGGCAATGGCCAGCTTCTCTTCTGCCACATAGCCCGACAGACGCAGGGTTTCCATGCGATCCAACAGGGGCCCGGGAATCGTGTCCAGCTGGTTGGCCGTGCAGATGAACAGCACCTTCGACAGGTCCACCCGCAAATCGAGATAGTGATCGAGGAACTCACTGTTCTGCTCGGGATCAAGGACCTCCAGCAACGCTGAGGCGGGATCACCCCGAAACGACGCGCCGATCTTGTCAATCTCATCCAGCATAATGACCGGATTGGCGACTTTGACTTCCTTCAGCGCCTGAACAAATTTCCCGGGCATGGCACCGATATAGGTGCGGCGATGGCCTTTAATCTCCGCCTCATCGCGCATTCCGCCCAGGCTGAAGCGATAAAACTCCCGCCCCAGGGCGCTGGCAACGGAGCGTCCGATGCTGGTCTTTCCAACGCCGGGGGGGCCCACCAGGAGCAGAATCGACCCTGCGATTTCTCCCTTGAAAGAGCCCACCGCAAGAAACTCCAGAATGCGGTCTTTGACGTCGTCCAGGCCATCGTGATCCGCATCCAGCACCGTCGCCGCATGTTTGAGATCGAGATTGTCTTCCGAGGTCAGCCCCCAGGGCACCTGCGTCGCCCAGTCGAGATAATTGCGCGTGACTCCGTATTCCGGGGACCCCGGCTCGAGAACAGAGAGTTTCTGCAGCTCGTCATCGATGCGCTCGCGCACGGCGTCGGGCAATACCAACGCCTCCAGACGTTCCTCAAAACGCTCAGCGTCCGAGGTGCGATCGTCCTTGGAGATACCCAGTTCCTTCTGGATAACCTTCATCTGCTCGCGAAGAAAGAACTCTCGCTGCTGATCCGAGACCTTTTCGTTAACCTGCTCGGTGATCTTGCCCCGAAGCTCCGCCACCTCCCGTTCCTTGCCCAGAAGCGTCAGCACTTTCTGCATGCGGGACTGCAGGGGCAACGTCTCCAGAATTTCCTGAAGTTGCTCACCCTTGGCGGTCGTCAGCGCTGCAGAAAAGTCCGCGAGGAGGCTCGGCTGATTCGGATTGAAATTCGCGATGTAGTGGCGCAGCTCTTCGCTGTAGAGGGGGTTCAGGGGCAAAAGCTCCTTAACCGCCTGCAACACCGCCATGGCGTAGGCTTTTACATCGTCACTTTCCCGATCTCCCTGACTGCGGGGATATTCCACCTGCACGCGGTAGGGCGGCTTGTTATTGAGCCAGCGCACGATACGAAAACGGCGCACACCCTGCGCCAGAAACTGGCCCGGATTCTCTGCGACCATAGGGGGTCGATGGAGACGCACGACACAGCCGATCTCCGGAAAGTGCTTGGGCTCGGGCTCGGAACCACTGAGCTGACCGGGGTCCACATAGGCGAGACCCACCACCCCGTTGGAGCTCTCCATGACCTCCTTGATGGTACCGCCCCACTCCTCGAGATCCATGCCCACGGGCTGCACCTGACCCGGAAAGAAGGGTCGCTGAGGTACGGGTATCAGATAGAGTGACTCGGGCAGCACATCATCGGCGACCGCGGGCGTTGACGACTTGAGTACGGCCTCGTCGTTGACGATCTCCGCGCTCAGATCCAGGCCTGGTGACTCCTGCTCATCGGTTTTTTCGTCTTGCATAAGAAATCCTCTGCTTAGACGAAAGAGATGGGGGTCACAGCGCCGATTTCAACTCATCGCCCTAATAGCGCAGCAATCGAGGCTTGGCGCGGCTACGTTCGAATGAGCGAATCACCCGATGCTTTTTCGGGCGTCGAGCGTGCTCGAGCCAAGCTGGGTAAGGGTTAACTGTGCTTTATTTGGATGCGGCCTCCACGCCCGGGTCGTCGATCGCCAAAAAAGATTTGGGGGATTGGCTCTTCGACGACCCGGGCGCGGAGGCCTCGTGCCGACGAACGACACTGCTTGAGCTGAGCAGGCTTGGATGGGGNNNNNNNNNNNNNNNNNNNNNNNNNNNNNNNNNNNNNNNNNNNNNNNNNNNNNNNNNNNNNNNNNNNNNNNNNNNNNNNNNNNNNNNNNNNNNNNNNNNNCTTTTTTCGGGAGTCGAGCGTAGCCGCGCCAAGCCGACCCAGATCGGATCAAAGCTTAGTCGTCGCTGCTACGGGGTTTTGCTGGAGTGGACGGCATGGGAAAAGAGGTTACGTTGGTGCTCTCGCCGGGTTTTACGTCAGAAATCTTGGCGACACCCTCTTTGGCCACCTCATCGATGCGAATCACCGAATGCAGGGGGATGTAGCTGCGCTGAACGCCACTGAACTCGGTTTTCAGCTTTTCTTCGGCGGGGTCTACAAGGATCTGAGAGCGCTCGCCGAAGAGCAGCTCTTCGACTTCGATGAAGCCCCACATATCACTCTGATAAATCTGACGGGCAAAAATCTCTACGACCTGATTGCCGTTCTGGAAGATAACTTTGTAGACAGGACTGCTGGACATGGCGATTCCGTTTACTCACTGTGGCTGCCCGGACGCCCGGTGACGCTCCGGATTGCCACGTTTTAGCGGGCGCGAGAGTCTACCTAGCCTACCACCGGAATACCAGTAAAGTCGCTGGGCAGCGAGGGCATCGGACGCTATACTCCGCGGCCCTTAAATCAAGGCCTTCCCTCCGGAAAACCGTGAAGGAAAGCCGCCAGGGCTAGAAGCCCCAAGGTCAGGAGCCGTGAGCAAAAAAGTCTTCGTCAAAACCCATGGATGTCAGATGAATGAGTACGATTCTGCACGCATGCAGGATTTGCTCGTCGACAGTCATGGGCTGGTGCCCACGGACCGTGAGGATGACGCCGATGTCATCCTCCTCAACACCTGCTCCATCCGTGAAAAAGCCCAGGAGAAGGTCTTTCACCAGCTGGGCCGCTGGAAGAACCTCAAACAGAAAAATCCCGAGCTCATCATCGGCGTGGGCGGCTGCGTCGCGAGCCAGGAAGGTGCGGACATCGGCAAGCGCGCGCCCTACGTTGACCTGGTGTTTGGCCCCCAGACCCTCCATCGGCTCCCGGAAATGCTCGACGAACGCCGTGACAGCGGCAATCTCGTGGTGGACATCACTTTTCCGGAGATCGAGAAATTCGACCGCCTTCCCGAGCCAAGTGTCGACGGGCCCTCGGCCTTTGTGTCGATTATGGAAGGCTGCAGCAAATACTGCAGCTTCTGCGTCGTACCCTATACCCGGGGCGAGGAAGTGTCCCGCCCCCTCGATGACGTCATCGCCGAAGTCGCCAGTCTTGCGGGGCGCGGCGTTCGGGAAGTCAATCTTCTTGGACAGAACGTCAACGCCTATCGCGGTGAAAGCCACGAAGGCGACATCGTCGATTTTGCCGAGCTCCTGCATTTTGTCGCCGCTATCCCGGGCATCGACCGCATCCGTTACACCACCTCTCATCCCGTGGAGTTCTCCGAGGCGCTGATTCAGGCCTACGCCGACATTCCCGAGCTCGTTGATCATCTGCATCTGCCTGTGCAGGCGGGTTCGGATCGCGTACTGGCAAACATGAAGCGCGGGCACACGGT from Congregibacter litoralis KT71 includes these protein-coding regions:
- the lon gene encoding endopeptidase La; the encoded protein is MQDEKTDEQESPGLDLSAEIVNDEAVLKSSTPAVADDVLPESLYLIPVPQRPFFPGQVQPVGMDLEEWGGTIKEVMESSNGVVGLAYVDPGQLSGSEPEPKHFPEIGCVVRLHRPPMVAENPGQFLAQGVRRFRIVRWLNNKPPYRVQVEYPRSQGDRESDDVKAYAMAVLQAVKELLPLNPLYSEELRHYIANFNPNQPSLLADFSAALTTAKGEQLQEILETLPLQSRMQKVLTLLGKEREVAELRGKITEQVNEKVSDQQREFFLREQMKVIQKELGISKDDRTSDAERFEERLEALVLPDAVRERIDDELQKLSVLEPGSPEYGVTRNYLDWATQVPWGLTSEDNLDLKHAATVLDADHDGLDDVKDRILEFLAVGSFKGEIAGSILLLVGPPGVGKTSIGRSVASALGREFYRFSLGGMRDEAEIKGHRRTYIGAMPGKFVQALKEVKVANPVIMLDEIDKIGASFRGDPASALLEVLDPEQNSEFLDHYLDLRVDLSKVLFICTANQLDTIPGPLLDRMETLRLSGYVAEEKLAIARNHLWPKQLERHGLENDQLKINDPALKYVIESYCREAGVRNLEKQLSRIMRKAIVDFVKDRGKGRRQSAKTPKSGAERRRIGKRDIEDLLGKPLFQREKPQRGIGVATGLAWTAMGGATLPVESSRVHTLNRGFKLTGRLGDVMRESADIAYSFIVSHLKDYRCDPDFFDTSMVHLHVPEGATPKDGPSAGITIATALVSLARKERIRRPLAMTGELTLTGQVLPVGGIREKVIAARRAKIMELILPHANRRDFEELPDYLREGINVHFARTFRDVFETVFEDHRRDKPLH
- a CDS encoding DUF1820 family protein, giving the protein MSSSPVYKVIFQNGNQVVEIFARQIYQSDMWGFIEVEELLFGERSQILVDPAEEKLKTEFSGVQRSYIPLHSVIRIDEVAKEGVAKISDVKPGESTNVTSFPMPSTPAKPRSSDD
- the miaB gene encoding tRNA (N6-isopentenyl adenosine(37)-C2)-methylthiotransferase MiaB, yielding MSKKVFVKTHGCQMNEYDSARMQDLLVDSHGLVPTDREDDADVILLNTCSIREKAQEKVFHQLGRWKNLKQKNPELIIGVGGCVASQEGADIGKRAPYVDLVFGPQTLHRLPEMLDERRDSGNLVVDITFPEIEKFDRLPEPSVDGPSAFVSIMEGCSKYCSFCVVPYTRGEEVSRPLDDVIAEVASLAGRGVREVNLLGQNVNAYRGESHEGDIVDFAELLHFVAAIPGIDRIRYTTSHPVEFSEALIQAYADIPELVDHLHLPVQAGSDRVLANMKRGHTVLEYKSKIRKLRAIRPNISLSSDFIIGFPGETEADFAATMKLIDDIGFDMSFSFIYSARPGTPASDLKDDTDEETKKSRLHILQARINQQAQAISRHMVGSRQRILVSGPSRKDPGQLQGRTENNRVVNFSADDHGLIGQFVDVTIGEALPNSLRGELIPGTAG